A part of Streptomyces sp. NBC_00557 genomic DNA contains:
- a CDS encoding DNA translocase FtsK, producing the protein MASRPSAAKKQPARKAAAPSKAPARKAAAKKAPAKKAPAKKAPAKKAAPPKPVPSPTGGVYRLVRALWLGLAHAVGAVFRGIGQGAKNLDPAHRKDGIALLLFGIALIVAAGTWADLKGPVGDLVEILVTGAFGRLDLLVPILLGVIAVRLIRHPERPEANGRIVIGLSALVIGVLGQVHIACGSPARSDGMQAIRDAGGLIGWAAATPLTYTMTDVLAVPLLVLLTIFGLLVVTATPVNAIPQRLRTLGVRLGVLHDHETYEYTEDDERYDDQWREALPARPRKRSSAPRAYDPDGAEEEALSQRRGRPRRSAVPQPDPQRRMDAVDVAAAAAAALDGAVLHGMPPSPLVADLTQGVSVGDREETTPVPVPAPEPAPAAEPAPEPSPVPAARPKQEKLPAGTVPDLTKKAPEQPRDLPARAEQLQLSGDITYALPSLDLLTRGGPGKARSAANDAVVASLTQVFTEFKVDARVTGFTRGPTVTRYEVELGPAVKVERITALTKNIAYAVASPDVRIISPIPGKSAVGIEIPNTDREMVNLGDVLRLAESAEDDDPMLVAFGKDVEGGYVMHSLAKMPHMLVAGATGSGKSSCINCLITSVMMRATPEDVRMILVDPKRVELTAYEGIPHLITPIITNPKRAAEALQWVVREMDLRYDDLAAYGFRHIDDFNQAVREGKVKPPEGSERELQPYPYLLVIVDELADLMMVAPRDVEDAIVRITQLARAAGIHLVLATQRPSVDVVTGLIKANVPSRLAFATSSLADSRVILDQPGAEKLIGKGDGLFLPMGANKPTRMQGAFVTEAEIAAVVRHCKEQMAPVFRDDVTVGSKQKKEIDEDIGDDLDLLCQAAELVVSTQFGSTSMLQRKLRVGFAKAGRLMDLMESRNIVGPSEGSKARDVLVKPDELDGVLAMIRGESEG; encoded by the coding sequence ATGGCCTCACGTCCCTCCGCAGCCAAGAAGCAGCCCGCCAGGAAGGCGGCCGCTCCCTCGAAGGCTCCGGCGAGGAAGGCCGCAGCGAAAAAGGCCCCGGCCAAGAAGGCGCCCGCCAAGAAGGCCCCGGCGAAGAAGGCCGCGCCGCCGAAGCCGGTGCCCAGCCCCACCGGGGGCGTGTACCGGCTCGTGCGCGCCCTCTGGCTGGGCCTGGCGCACGCCGTCGGCGCCGTCTTCCGCGGCATAGGGCAGGGCGCGAAGAACCTCGACCCCGCCCATCGCAAGGACGGCATCGCGCTGCTGCTGTTCGGCATCGCACTGATCGTCGCCGCCGGCACCTGGGCGGACCTGAAGGGCCCGGTCGGCGACCTCGTGGAGATCCTGGTCACCGGCGCCTTCGGTCGGCTCGACCTGCTGGTGCCGATTCTGCTCGGGGTGATCGCCGTACGGCTCATCCGGCACCCGGAGCGGCCGGAGGCCAACGGGCGGATCGTGATCGGCCTGTCCGCGCTCGTCATCGGCGTGCTCGGGCAGGTCCACATCGCCTGCGGCTCGCCCGCCCGCAGCGACGGCATGCAGGCCATAAGGGACGCCGGCGGCCTCATCGGCTGGGCGGCGGCCACTCCGCTGACGTACACGATGACCGACGTCCTCGCCGTACCCCTGCTGGTGCTGCTGACGATCTTCGGGCTGCTCGTGGTGACCGCCACCCCGGTCAACGCCATCCCGCAGCGGCTGCGCACCCTCGGCGTACGCCTGGGCGTGCTGCACGACCACGAGACGTACGAGTACACCGAGGACGACGAGCGCTACGACGACCAGTGGCGCGAGGCGCTGCCCGCGCGCCCGCGCAAGCGCTCCTCCGCCCCCAGGGCGTACGACCCCGACGGCGCCGAGGAGGAGGCCCTCTCGCAGCGCCGCGGCCGCCCCAGGCGCTCCGCGGTGCCCCAGCCCGATCCGCAGCGCCGGATGGACGCCGTGGACGTCGCGGCGGCCGCGGCGGCGGCGCTCGACGGAGCGGTGCTGCACGGCATGCCGCCGTCCCCGCTGGTCGCCGACCTCACCCAGGGCGTCAGCGTCGGCGACCGCGAGGAGACGACCCCGGTACCGGTCCCCGCGCCGGAGCCGGCCCCCGCGGCCGAACCGGCACCCGAGCCCTCGCCGGTCCCGGCCGCGCGCCCCAAGCAGGAGAAGCTCCCGGCCGGCACCGTCCCCGACCTGACCAAGAAGGCCCCCGAGCAGCCACGCGACCTGCCCGCGCGCGCGGAGCAGCTCCAGCTCTCCGGGGACATCACCTACGCGCTGCCGTCGCTGGACCTGCTCACCCGCGGCGGCCCCGGCAAGGCGCGCAGCGCCGCGAACGACGCGGTCGTCGCCTCGCTCACCCAGGTCTTCACCGAGTTCAAGGTCGACGCGCGCGTCACCGGCTTCACCCGCGGCCCGACGGTCACCCGCTACGAGGTGGAACTCGGCCCCGCCGTGAAGGTCGAGCGGATCACCGCGCTGACCAAGAACATCGCGTACGCCGTCGCCAGCCCGGACGTGCGGATCATCAGCCCCATCCCCGGCAAGTCCGCGGTCGGCATCGAGATCCCGAACACCGACCGGGAGATGGTCAACCTCGGCGACGTGCTGCGCCTCGCGGAGTCCGCCGAGGACGACGACCCGATGCTGGTCGCCTTCGGCAAGGACGTCGAGGGCGGGTACGTGATGCACTCGCTGGCGAAGATGCCGCACATGCTGGTCGCCGGCGCCACCGGCTCCGGCAAGTCGTCCTGCATCAACTGCCTGATCACCTCGGTCATGATGCGGGCGACCCCTGAGGACGTCCGGATGATCCTGGTCGACCCCAAGCGCGTCGAGCTGACCGCCTACGAGGGCATCCCGCACCTGATCACGCCGATCATCACCAACCCCAAGCGGGCGGCCGAGGCCCTGCAGTGGGTCGTACGCGAGATGGACCTGCGCTACGACGACCTCGCGGCCTACGGCTTCCGGCACATCGACGACTTCAACCAGGCCGTCCGCGAGGGCAAGGTCAAGCCGCCCGAGGGCAGCGAGCGGGAACTGCAGCCGTACCCGTATCTGCTGGTGATCGTGGACGAGCTGGCCGACCTGATGATGGTCGCCCCGCGCGACGTGGAGGACGCGATCGTGCGCATCACCCAGCTCGCGCGCGCGGCCGGCATCCACCTGGTGCTCGCCACCCAGCGTCCGTCGGTGGACGTGGTCACCGGTCTGATCAAGGCCAACGTGCCCTCCCGGCTGGCCTTCGCCACCTCCTCGCTCGCCGACTCCCGGGTCATCCTCGACCAGCCCGGCGCCGAGAAGCTGATCGGCAAGGGCGACGGCCTGTTCCTGCCGATGGGCGCGAACAAGCCGACCCGTATGCAGGGCGCGTTCGTCACCGAGGCCGAGATCGCCGCCGTCGTCCGGCACTGCAAGGAGCAGATGGCGCCGGTGTTCCGGGACGACGTCACGGTCGGCAGCAAGCAGAAGAAGGAGATCGACGAGGACATCGGCGACGACCTCGACCTGCTGTGCCAGGCGGCCGAGCTGGTCGTCTCCACCCAGTTCGGGTCGACCTCGATGCTCCAGCGCAAGCTGCGCGTCGGCTTCGCCAAGGCCGGGCGGCTCATGGACCTCATGGAGTCCCGCAACATCGTCGGGCCCAGCGAGGGATCCAAGGCTCGTGACGTTCTTGTGAAGCCTGACGAGCTGGACGGCGTGCTCGCCATGATTCGCGGGGAGTCTGAGGGGTAG
- a CDS encoding response regulator, which produces MVQKAKILLVDDRPENLLALEAILSALDQTLVRASSGEEALKALLTDDFAVILLDVQMPGMDGFETAAHIKRRERTRDIPIIFLTAINHGPHHTFRGYAAGAVDYISKPFDPWVLRAKVSVFVELYMKNCQLREQAALLRLQLEGGGKGAVGGKESAGLLAELSARLAAVEEQAEALSKQLDDDSADAAAVATAAHLERKLTGLRRALDALEPGAGTGGSSMPAQN; this is translated from the coding sequence ATGGTGCAGAAGGCCAAGATCCTCCTGGTCGATGACCGGCCGGAGAATCTGCTGGCGCTGGAGGCGATCCTCTCTGCGCTCGATCAGACGCTGGTGCGGGCATCGTCCGGGGAGGAAGCGCTCAAGGCACTGCTCACGGACGATTTCGCGGTCATTCTGCTGGACGTCCAGATGCCGGGCATGGACGGTTTCGAGACGGCGGCGCACATCAAGCGGCGGGAGCGGACCCGGGACATCCCGATCATCTTCCTCACGGCGATCAACCACGGCCCGCACCACACCTTCCGGGGCTATGCGGCGGGCGCGGTGGACTACATCTCCAAGCCGTTCGACCCGTGGGTGCTGCGCGCGAAGGTCTCGGTGTTCGTCGAGCTGTACATGAAGAACTGCCAACTGCGCGAGCAGGCGGCGCTGCTGCGGCTGCAGTTGGAGGGCGGCGGCAAGGGCGCGGTCGGCGGCAAGGAGTCCGCGGGGCTGCTGGCCGAGCTGTCCGCGCGGCTCGCGGCCGTCGAGGAGCAGGCCGAGGCGCTGTCCAAGCAGTTGGACGACGACTCGGCGGACGCGGCGGCGGTGGCCACGGCGGCCCATCTGGAGCGCAAACTCACCGGGCTGCGGCGCGCCCTGGACGCCCTGGAGCCGGGCGCAGGCACCGGCGGCTCGTCGATGCCGGCGCAGAACTGA